From a region of the Salvelinus namaycush isolate Seneca chromosome 40, SaNama_1.0, whole genome shotgun sequence genome:
- the wu:fa56d06 gene encoding uncharacterized protein wu:fa56d06 isoform X1 — protein sequence MLTFTFLLLALSSLHAAPLRDDVVAPPRGRLQDRKVLVLPWSVPVRDHVLSSPRGRLQDRKVLVLPRSVPVEERRQGTEPSRRFIMDLNTGLVKEHVSEMDRRVGLVYVPPSVDEYRQGTENSQKTLVDIRSGRIIKPVGEMERSMIMTPQEPMEVPVPVQRRVGGWVRADVLPGSLPVEERRQGTEPSRRFIMDLNTGLVKEHVSEMDRRVAPVYTPSSVDEYRQGTENSQKTLVDIRSGRIIRPVGEMERSNKQILQDERDRFQNVRLVGAEVRSVPVEERRQGTEPSRRFILNLNTGLVKEHVSEMDRRVAPVYTPYSVDEFRQGTENSQKTLVDIRSGRIIRPVGEMERSMKLTPQDDRLVSAKAETHSEKECVGEVIDGHCYQFNPTLMTFSEAEYSCRILSPHGHLASVTNGNLHSRLVSLVTRATKSPVLTWLGGVVKDKQSEWTDGSAWGYSDWMPGHPDTQTDKQACLEMFRIDESWWTAVDCELKRASICSFPMAA from the exons ATGTTGACGTTTACGTTTTTGCTCCTGGCTTTGTCAA GTCTCCATGCTGCCCCACTGAGGGATGATGTAGTGGCACCCCCTAGAGGTAGGCTTCAGGATCGCAAGGTCCTGGTTCTGCCCTGGAGCGTCCCAGTGAGGGATCATGTATTGTCATCCCCTAGAGGTAGACTTCAGGATCGCAAGGTCCTGGTTCTGCCCCGGAGCGTCCCAGTAGAGGAGCGCAGACAGGGAACAGAGCCCTCCAGACGCTTCATCATGGACCTGAACACCGGCCTCGTCAAGGAACACGTCAGTGAGATGGACAGGAGAGTGGGACTAG tgtatGTTCCTCCCTCTGTGGATGAGTACAGACAGGGAACCGAGAACTCCCAGAAGACTCTGGTGGACATCAGGAGCGGACGCATCATCAAACCTgtcggagagatggagagaagcaTGATAATGACTCCTCagg AGCCTATGGAggtcccagtcccagtccagAGGAGAGTGGGAGGATGGGTGAGGGCTGATGTTCTGCCCGGGAGTCTCCCAGTGGAGGAACGCAGACAGGGAACAGAGCCCTCCAGACGCTTCATCATGGACCTGAACACCGGCCTCGTCAAGGAACACGTCAGTGAGATGGACAGGAGAGTGGCACCAG TGTACACTCCTTCCTCTGTGGATGAGTACAGACAGGGAACCGAGAACTCCCAGAAAACTCTGGTGGACATCAGGAGCGGACGCATCATCAGGCCtgttggagagatggagagaagcaaTAAACAGATACTTCAGGATGAGAGAGACAGATTCCAAA ATGTGAGGCTGGTCGGGGCTGAGGTCCGGAGCGTCCCAGTGGAGGAACGTAGACAGGGAACAGAGCCTTCCAGACGATTCATTTTGAACCTGAACACCGGCCTCGTCAAGGAACACGTCAGTGAGATGGACAGGAGAGTGGCACCAG tgtacACTCCTTACTCTGTAGATGAGTTCAGACAGGGAACCGAGAACTCCCAGAAAACTCTGGTAGACATCAGGAGTGGACGCATCATTAGGCCtgttggagagatggagagaagcaTGAAACTGACACCTCAGG ATGACAGGCTGGTGAGTGCTAAGGCTGAGACTCACTCAGAGAAAGAGTGTGTTGGTGAGGTCATCGATGGCCACTGCTATCAGTTCAACCCCACACTAATGACCTTCAGTGAGGCAGAG tACTCCTGCAGAATTCTCTCCCCTCACGGACACCTGGCCTCCGTAACCAACGGCAACCTGCACTCCCGCCTGGTCTCCCTGGTGACCAGGGCCACCAAGAGTCCCGTCCTCACCTGGCTGGGTGGAGTCGTGAAG GATAAGCAGTCAGAGTGGACCGACGGGTCAGCCTGGGGCTACAGTGACTGGATGCCCGGtcacccagacacacagacagacaagcaggctTGTCTGGAGATGTTCAGAATTG ATGAGAGCTGGTGGACAGCAGTGGACTGTGAACTGAAGAGAGCTTCCATCTGCTCCTTCCCCATGGCAGCATAA
- the LOC120033363 gene encoding adrenodoxin-like: MALMTSARRLFHVSFRENSLRRTEALISATNTTSGNLSLAGQRMACIRVRDFSTNTQPLRADNKVTVHFINRDGEKISVKGSPGDSLLDVIIDQDLDFDGFGACEGTLACSTCHLIFEEDVYNKLGPITDEEMDMLDLAYGLTDTSRLGCQICLTRSLEGMTARVPESVADIRQSGDGSS; the protein is encoded by the exons ATGGCTCTGATGACATCGGCAAGAAGACTATTTCATGTTTCGTTCCGAGAAAATTCTCTACGACGAACAGAAGCACTCATTTCAGCAACAAACACAACGTCGGGGAACTTATCATTGGCGGGTCAGAGAATGGCCTGTATTCGTGTAAGGGATTTTAGCACTAACACACAACCTCTTAG AGCTGACAATAAGGTGACGGTCCACTTCATCAATCGAGATGGAGAGAAGATCTCTGTCAAAGGCTCTCCTGGAGACTCTCTCCTAGATGTCATTATCGACCAGGACCTCGATTTCGATGGGTTCG gtgCATGTGAGGGGACACTGGCCTGTTCTACCTGTCACCTGATCTTTGAGGAAGACGTGTATAATAAGCTGGGCCCCATTACTGACGAGGAGATGGATATGCTGGACCTGGCCTACGGACTCACAGACAC gTCCCGCCTGGGTTGCCAGATCTGCCTGACCAGGTCCCTGGAAGGCATGACAGCGAGGGTGCCTGAGAGTGTGGCAGACATCCGACAGAGTGGAGACGGGTCCTCATAA
- the wu:fa56d06 gene encoding uncharacterized protein wu:fa56d06 isoform X2: MLTFTFLLLALSSLHAAPLRDDVVAPPRVYVPPSVDEYRQGTENSQKTLVDIRSGRIIKPVGEMERSMIMTPQEPMEVPVPVQRRVGGWVRADVLPGSLPVEERRQGTEPSRRFIMDLNTGLVKEHVSEMDRRVAPVYTPSSVDEYRQGTENSQKTLVDIRSGRIIRPVGEMERSNKQILQDERDRFQNVRLVGAEVRSVPVEERRQGTEPSRRFILNLNTGLVKEHVSEMDRRVAPVYTPYSVDEFRQGTENSQKTLVDIRSGRIIRPVGEMERSMKLTPQDDRLVSAKAETHSEKECVGEVIDGHCYQFNPTLMTFSEAEYSCRILSPHGHLASVTNGNLHSRLVSLVTRATKSPVLTWLGGVVKDKQSEWTDGSAWGYSDWMPGHPDTQTDKQACLEMFRIDESWWTAVDCELKRASICSFPMAA, from the exons ATGTTGACGTTTACGTTTTTGCTCCTGGCTTTGTCAA GTCTCCATGCTGCCCCACTGAGGGATGATGTAGTGGCACCCCCTAGAG tgtatGTTCCTCCCTCTGTGGATGAGTACAGACAGGGAACCGAGAACTCCCAGAAGACTCTGGTGGACATCAGGAGCGGACGCATCATCAAACCTgtcggagagatggagagaagcaTGATAATGACTCCTCagg AGCCTATGGAggtcccagtcccagtccagAGGAGAGTGGGAGGATGGGTGAGGGCTGATGTTCTGCCCGGGAGTCTCCCAGTGGAGGAACGCAGACAGGGAACAGAGCCCTCCAGACGCTTCATCATGGACCTGAACACCGGCCTCGTCAAGGAACACGTCAGTGAGATGGACAGGAGAGTGGCACCAG TGTACACTCCTTCCTCTGTGGATGAGTACAGACAGGGAACCGAGAACTCCCAGAAAACTCTGGTGGACATCAGGAGCGGACGCATCATCAGGCCtgttggagagatggagagaagcaaTAAACAGATACTTCAGGATGAGAGAGACAGATTCCAAA ATGTGAGGCTGGTCGGGGCTGAGGTCCGGAGCGTCCCAGTGGAGGAACGTAGACAGGGAACAGAGCCTTCCAGACGATTCATTTTGAACCTGAACACCGGCCTCGTCAAGGAACACGTCAGTGAGATGGACAGGAGAGTGGCACCAG tgtacACTCCTTACTCTGTAGATGAGTTCAGACAGGGAACCGAGAACTCCCAGAAAACTCTGGTAGACATCAGGAGTGGACGCATCATTAGGCCtgttggagagatggagagaagcaTGAAACTGACACCTCAGG ATGACAGGCTGGTGAGTGCTAAGGCTGAGACTCACTCAGAGAAAGAGTGTGTTGGTGAGGTCATCGATGGCCACTGCTATCAGTTCAACCCCACACTAATGACCTTCAGTGAGGCAGAG tACTCCTGCAGAATTCTCTCCCCTCACGGACACCTGGCCTCCGTAACCAACGGCAACCTGCACTCCCGCCTGGTCTCCCTGGTGACCAGGGCCACCAAGAGTCCCGTCCTCACCTGGCTGGGTGGAGTCGTGAAG GATAAGCAGTCAGAGTGGACCGACGGGTCAGCCTGGGGCTACAGTGACTGGATGCCCGGtcacccagacacacagacagacaagcaggctTGTCTGGAGATGTTCAGAATTG ATGAGAGCTGGTGGACAGCAGTGGACTGTGAACTGAAGAGAGCTTCCATCTGCTCCTTCCCCATGGCAGCATAA
- the wu:fa56d06 gene encoding uncharacterized protein wu:fa56d06 isoform X3: protein MLTFTFLLLALSSLHAAPLRDDVVAPPRGRLQDRKVLVLPWSVPVRDHVLSSPRGRLQDRKVLVLPRSVPVEERRQGTEPSRRFIMDLNTGLVKEHVSEMDRRVGLVYVPPSVDEYRQGTENSQKTLVDIRSGRIIKPVGEMERSMIMTPQEPMEVPVPVQRRVGGWVRADVLPGSLPVEERRQGTEPSRRFIMDLNTGLVKEHVSEMDRRVAPVYTPYSVDEFRQGTENSQKTLVDIRSGRIIRPVGEMERSMKLTPQDDRLVSAKAETHSEKECVGEVIDGHCYQFNPTLMTFSEAEYSCRILSPHGHLASVTNGNLHSRLVSLVTRATKSPVLTWLGGVVKDKQSEWTDGSAWGYSDWMPGHPDTQTDKQACLEMFRIDESWWTAVDCELKRASICSFPMAA, encoded by the exons ATGTTGACGTTTACGTTTTTGCTCCTGGCTTTGTCAA GTCTCCATGCTGCCCCACTGAGGGATGATGTAGTGGCACCCCCTAGAGGTAGGCTTCAGGATCGCAAGGTCCTGGTTCTGCCCTGGAGCGTCCCAGTGAGGGATCATGTATTGTCATCCCCTAGAGGTAGACTTCAGGATCGCAAGGTCCTGGTTCTGCCCCGGAGCGTCCCAGTAGAGGAGCGCAGACAGGGAACAGAGCCCTCCAGACGCTTCATCATGGACCTGAACACCGGCCTCGTCAAGGAACACGTCAGTGAGATGGACAGGAGAGTGGGACTAG tgtatGTTCCTCCCTCTGTGGATGAGTACAGACAGGGAACCGAGAACTCCCAGAAGACTCTGGTGGACATCAGGAGCGGACGCATCATCAAACCTgtcggagagatggagagaagcaTGATAATGACTCCTCagg AGCCTATGGAggtcccagtcccagtccagAGGAGAGTGGGAGGATGGGTGAGGGCTGATGTTCTGCCCGGGAGTCTCCCAGTGGAGGAACGCAGACAGGGAACAGAGCCCTCCAGACGCTTCATCATGGACCTGAACACCGGCCTCGTCAAGGAACACGTCAGTGAGATGGACAGGAGAGTGGCACCAG tgtacACTCCTTACTCTGTAGATGAGTTCAGACAGGGAACCGAGAACTCCCAGAAAACTCTGGTAGACATCAGGAGTGGACGCATCATTAGGCCtgttggagagatggagagaagcaTGAAACTGACACCTCAGG ATGACAGGCTGGTGAGTGCTAAGGCTGAGACTCACTCAGAGAAAGAGTGTGTTGGTGAGGTCATCGATGGCCACTGCTATCAGTTCAACCCCACACTAATGACCTTCAGTGAGGCAGAG tACTCCTGCAGAATTCTCTCCCCTCACGGACACCTGGCCTCCGTAACCAACGGCAACCTGCACTCCCGCCTGGTCTCCCTGGTGACCAGGGCCACCAAGAGTCCCGTCCTCACCTGGCTGGGTGGAGTCGTGAAG GATAAGCAGTCAGAGTGGACCGACGGGTCAGCCTGGGGCTACAGTGACTGGATGCCCGGtcacccagacacacagacagacaagcaggctTGTCTGGAGATGTTCAGAATTG ATGAGAGCTGGTGGACAGCAGTGGACTGTGAACTGAAGAGAGCTTCCATCTGCTCCTTCCCCATGGCAGCATAA